From a region of the Geothrix sp. 21YS21S-2 genome:
- a CDS encoding phosphoketolase — protein MTTLSPELLRRMDAYWRAANYLSVGQIYLYDNPLLRRPLVREDVKRMLLGHWGTTPGQNFIYTHLNRVITERDLDMIYISGPGHGGPAVVGSTYLEGTYSEVYPEITQDEAGLRKLFRQFSFPGGIPSHASPECPGSIHEGGELGYSLSHAFGAAFDNPGLIVACVVGDGEAETGPLATAWHSNKFLNPATDGAVLPILHLNGYKIANPTLLARITREELDPFLRGCGWTPLYVEGHDPVLMHEAMASALDQAVGEIARIQREARSTGRMVRPRWPLIVLASPKGWTGPDRIDGRQVEGTFRSHQVPLSDPRSNPAHLAMLERWLRSYRPDELFDTQGRLLPELQALAPRGERRMGANPHANGGLLLRDLDMPDFRAYALAVERPGTPGPGDTRVLGAFLRDVVGLNDEAKNFRIFGPDETLSNGLEAVFQATQRQWIAAVEPNDEFLDTRGRVMEQLSEHQCEGWLEGYLLTGRHGLFNCYEAFIHIVDSMFNQHAKWLKVAARLPWRPRIASLNYLLASHVWRQDHNGFSHQDPGFIDHVMNKKAEIVRVYLPPDANCLLSVMDHCLRSRHYVNVVVAGKHPAPQWLTMEEAVRHCAEGIGIWSWAGCGPETEPDVVMACCGDVPTLETLAAVSILREHLPEVRVRVVNVVDLMKLQPRTEHPHGLDDDAFDALFTRDRPVIFAYHAYPWLIHRLTYRRANHGNIHVRGYQEEGTITTPFDMTVLNDMDRYHLVMDAIDRLPGTGDKGLQVKRMLQGKLVEHRAYIEEIGEDMPEIKNWVWTAD, from the coding sequence ATGACGACCCTCTCCCCCGAGCTCCTGCGCCGGATGGACGCCTACTGGCGCGCAGCGAACTATCTGTCGGTCGGCCAGATCTACCTGTACGACAATCCCCTGCTGCGACGCCCGCTGGTGCGCGAGGACGTGAAGCGGATGCTCCTGGGCCACTGGGGCACCACCCCCGGGCAGAACTTCATATACACCCACCTCAACCGGGTCATCACCGAGCGCGACCTGGACATGATCTACATCTCGGGACCGGGCCACGGCGGCCCGGCCGTGGTGGGCAGCACCTACCTGGAAGGCACCTACAGCGAGGTCTACCCGGAGATCACCCAGGACGAGGCGGGGCTGCGGAAGCTCTTCCGGCAGTTCTCCTTCCCCGGCGGCATCCCCAGTCACGCCTCCCCCGAATGCCCCGGGTCCATCCACGAGGGCGGGGAGCTCGGCTATTCGCTCAGCCATGCCTTCGGCGCGGCCTTCGACAACCCCGGCCTGATCGTGGCCTGCGTCGTGGGCGACGGGGAGGCGGAGACCGGCCCGCTGGCCACCGCCTGGCACTCCAACAAGTTCCTCAACCCCGCCACGGACGGCGCGGTGCTGCCGATCCTCCACCTCAACGGGTACAAGATCGCCAACCCCACCCTCCTCGCCCGCATCACCCGGGAGGAGCTGGACCCGTTCCTCCGGGGCTGCGGCTGGACGCCCCTCTACGTGGAAGGGCACGACCCCGTGCTCATGCACGAGGCCATGGCCTCGGCCCTGGACCAGGCCGTGGGGGAGATCGCCCGGATCCAGCGGGAGGCGAGGAGCACCGGTCGCATGGTGCGCCCCCGGTGGCCCCTGATCGTGCTCGCCTCCCCCAAGGGCTGGACCGGGCCGGACCGCATCGACGGCCGGCAGGTGGAGGGGACCTTCCGCTCCCACCAGGTGCCGCTTTCCGACCCGCGCTCCAATCCCGCCCACCTCGCCATGCTGGAGCGGTGGCTGCGAAGCTACCGTCCCGATGAGCTCTTCGACACCCAGGGACGGCTCCTGCCGGAGCTGCAGGCCCTTGCGCCCAGGGGGGAGCGGCGCATGGGCGCCAATCCCCACGCCAACGGCGGGCTCCTGCTCCGGGACCTGGACATGCCCGACTTCCGGGCCTACGCCCTGGCGGTGGAGCGGCCCGGAACGCCCGGGCCCGGGGATACCCGCGTCCTGGGCGCCTTCCTGCGCGACGTGGTGGGGCTGAACGACGAGGCGAAGAATTTCCGGATCTTCGGCCCGGACGAGACGCTGTCCAACGGGCTGGAGGCGGTCTTCCAGGCGACGCAGCGGCAGTGGATCGCGGCCGTGGAGCCGAACGATGAATTCCTGGACACCAGAGGGCGGGTGATGGAGCAGCTCAGCGAACACCAGTGCGAGGGGTGGCTGGAAGGCTACCTGCTTACGGGTCGCCACGGGCTGTTCAACTGCTACGAGGCCTTCATCCATATCGTGGATTCCATGTTCAACCAGCACGCCAAGTGGCTGAAGGTCGCCGCGCGGCTGCCCTGGCGGCCCCGCATCGCCTCCCTGAACTACCTCCTGGCCTCCCACGTGTGGCGCCAGGACCACAACGGCTTCTCGCACCAGGACCCGGGGTTCATCGACCACGTGATGAACAAGAAGGCCGAGATCGTGCGGGTCTATCTGCCCCCCGACGCCAACTGCCTGCTGTCGGTCATGGACCACTGCCTGCGCAGCCGCCACTACGTCAACGTCGTGGTGGCGGGCAAGCATCCCGCGCCCCAGTGGCTGACCATGGAGGAGGCGGTGCGGCACTGCGCGGAGGGGATCGGCATCTGGTCCTGGGCCGGCTGCGGCCCTGAGACCGAACCCGACGTCGTCATGGCCTGCTGCGGGGACGTGCCGACCCTGGAGACCCTGGCGGCCGTGTCCATCCTGCGCGAGCACCTGCCCGAGGTGCGGGTCCGGGTCGTCAACGTCGTGGATCTCATGAAGCTGCAGCCCCGGACGGAACATCCCCACGGCCTGGACGACGACGCCTTCGACGCGCTGTTTACCCGGGACCGGCCCGTCATCTTCGCCTACCACGCCTATCCCTGGCTGATCCACCGCCTCACGTACCGGCGCGCGAACCACGGGAACATCCACGTGCGTGGCTACCAGGAGGAAGGCACGATCACGACGCCCTTCGACATGACGGTGCTGAACGACATGGACCGGTACCACCTGGTGATGGACGCCATCGACCGGCTGCCGGGAACGGGGGACAAGGGGCTGCAGGTGAAGCGGATGCTCCAGGGGAAGCTGGTGGAGCATCGGGCTTATATTGAAGAAATCGGGGAGGATATGCCTGAAATCAAGAACTGGGTCTGGACCGCGGATTAA
- a CDS encoding sensor histidine kinase: MVKKPEGTPEPPRAGAESPPSLDRRDLATLSSAEVRTLIHELRVRQLELEFQNGGLRLNQERLRASRARCSTGLKRVELDTTVLATQLHRARKLATLGVLAAGTAHDVDNQLEAILGSARAGSLLAKGNAPVARFFGTIEAAAMRAKEPTRQLLAYAGKAKGTMEDVDLDRVVRELGQTLATCLPEHLTFRMDLADDLPHWQGDAAQAYQILVNLALNAYEAFPEGVPGEITLRTRAEETSPCAGGPGTWVLSMAPGRYVMLEVVDSGHGMTPDHLTHAFEPFFTTKAAGRGLGLAAVHGLLDGDGGGIWIRSGPAQGTSVKVYLPAMTGPAHVTGRKS, encoded by the coding sequence ATGGTCAAGAAGCCCGAGGGAACCCCGGAGCCCCCGCGCGCTGGAGCTGAGTCGCCGCCCAGCCTCGACCGGCGGGATCTGGCCACGCTGTCCTCCGCCGAAGTGCGGACCCTGATCCATGAGTTGCGGGTGCGCCAGCTGGAACTGGAATTCCAGAACGGCGGGCTCCGCCTCAATCAGGAGCGGCTGCGCGCCTCCCGGGCCAGGTGCTCCACCGGGCTGAAGCGGGTGGAACTGGACACGACGGTCCTCGCCACCCAATTGCACCGGGCCCGGAAGCTGGCGACGCTGGGCGTGCTGGCCGCAGGGACGGCCCACGACGTGGACAACCAGCTCGAGGCCATCCTGGGCAGCGCACGCGCCGGGAGCCTCCTGGCCAAGGGGAACGCACCCGTGGCCCGGTTCTTCGGGACCATCGAGGCCGCGGCGATGCGGGCCAAGGAGCCGACCCGCCAGCTGCTCGCCTACGCGGGCAAGGCCAAGGGAACGATGGAGGACGTGGACCTGGATCGCGTGGTCCGGGAGCTCGGCCAGACCCTGGCCACCTGCCTGCCGGAGCATCTGACCTTCCGGATGGATCTGGCCGACGACCTGCCCCACTGGCAGGGCGACGCGGCCCAGGCCTACCAGATCCTCGTGAACCTCGCCCTCAACGCCTACGAGGCCTTCCCGGAAGGGGTCCCGGGCGAGATCACCCTCCGCACCCGCGCCGAGGAGACCAGCCCCTGTGCGGGCGGGCCCGGCACCTGGGTGCTGTCCATGGCACCCGGCCGCTACGTGATGCTGGAGGTGGTGGACTCAGGCCACGGCATGACGCCCGACCACCTCACCCACGCCTTCGAGCCCTTCTTCACGACCAAGGCCGCCGGGCGCGGTCTGGGCCTGGCGGCGGTCCACGGGCTCCTGGACGGCGACGGCGGCGGCATCTGGATCCGGAGCGGACCCGCCCAGGGCACCTCGGTCAAGGTGTACCTCCCCGCCATGACCGGGCCGGCGCACGTGACCGGAAGGAAGTCCTAG
- a CDS encoding PRC-barrel domain-containing protein, whose product MLRSLKDLEGYAVAATDGALGTVANFLVEDAGWTCRYLVVSTGTFFDEREVLISPMFFRQVEWGNRTFHLALTRKQIRESPGANADLPVSRQHERDYYRYFGYPNYWGSTGVWGTNAAPLPILTDLPVAEIPLDIDTFDDDPHLRSVKFIRGYHLHATDGDVGHVDDFIVDDETWQIRYLVVSTGSWFTGRQVLVSPLWATQVSWEENTIDLCLTRQEIKDCPEWDPGAPVNRSYEKRLFDYYGRPVYWDSPSIPADPRDEIL is encoded by the coding sequence ATGTTGAGAAGCCTGAAGGACCTTGAAGGTTACGCGGTCGCCGCCACCGACGGCGCCCTCGGGACCGTGGCCAATTTCCTTGTGGAGGACGCGGGCTGGACCTGCCGCTACCTGGTGGTGAGCACCGGCACCTTCTTCGACGAACGCGAGGTCCTCATATCTCCCATGTTCTTCCGGCAGGTCGAGTGGGGCAACCGGACCTTCCACCTCGCCCTTACGCGCAAGCAGATCCGGGAGAGCCCCGGCGCCAACGCGGACCTGCCCGTCTCCCGCCAGCACGAGCGCGACTACTACCGCTATTTCGGCTACCCGAACTACTGGGGCAGCACGGGCGTCTGGGGCACGAACGCCGCCCCGCTGCCCATCCTCACCGACCTTCCGGTGGCGGAGATCCCCCTGGACATCGACACCTTCGACGACGATCCCCACCTGCGCAGCGTCAAGTTCATCCGCGGCTACCACCTCCATGCCACGGACGGGGACGTTGGCCACGTGGACGACTTCATCGTGGACGACGAGACCTGGCAGATCCGCTACCTCGTGGTCAGCACCGGCAGCTGGTTCACCGGCAGGCAGGTCCTCGTCTCGCCGCTCTGGGCCACCCAGGTCAGCTGGGAGGAAAACACGATCGATCTGTGCCTGACCCGCCAGGAGATCAAGGACTGCCCCGAGTGGGACCCCGGCGCTCCCGTCAACCGGTCCTATGAGAAACGGCTCTTCGACTACTACGGACGCCCGGTGTACTGGGATTCCCCCAGCATCCCGGCCGATCCGCGGGACGAGATCCTGTGA
- a CDS encoding VIT1/CCC1 transporter family protein produces MTGHRPRTQPERHRSGRSGWLRAAILGSDDAIVSTASLMIRVSASRGAILVAGVAGLGAGATSMPVTAGIGRLIGSTVT; encoded by the coding sequence GTGACGGGCCACCGCCCCCGCACCCAGCCGGAGCGCCATCGAAGCGGCCGCTCCGGCTGGCTGCGCGCCGCCATCCTGGGCTCCGACGACGCCATCGTCTCCACCGCGAGCCTCATGATTCGAGTCTCCGCCTCCCGGGGTGCGATCCTGGTGGCGGGCGTCGCGGGCCTGGGGGCCGGGGCGACGTCCATGCCCGTCACCGCCGGCATCGGACGCCTCATCGGCAGCACCGTAACCTAA